The following coding sequences lie in one Arachis ipaensis cultivar K30076 chromosome B03, Araip1.1, whole genome shotgun sequence genomic window:
- the LOC107633201 gene encoding uncharacterized protein LOC107633201 produces MSMNKALCDLGSSINLMPLSMMRMLSIEEVKPTRMTLQLDNRSMVIPNGVVENLLVKVCKFIFLADFVILHLDEEEGDSIKLGRPFLATTRAIIDVEKGEMTLRAHDE; encoded by the coding sequence ATGTCCATGAATAAGGcactgtgtgatttaggatcaAGTATCAATTTGATGCCTTTATCTATGATGAGGATGTTGTCTATAGAAGAAGTAAAGCCTACAAGGATGACCTTGCAACTTGATAATAGATCAATGGTAATCCCTAATGGAGTGGTTGAAAATCTCTTAGTCAAAGTGTGTAAGTTCATATTTCTAGCGGATTTTGTGATCTTGCATTTAGATGAAGAGGAAGGCGATTCTATCAAATtaggaaggcctttcctagctacaacaagggccatcattgatgtggagaAAGGAGAAATGACTTTGAGAGCACATGATGAGTAG